A genome region from Thermotoga sp. Mc24 includes the following:
- the obgE gene encoding GTPase ObgE translates to MNIERADFVDRVKIFVKAGDGGNGCVSFRREKYVPKGGPDGGDGGDGGFVFLRANPSVSTLIEFVNKRKFVAENGKHGMGKKMKGRNGKDLFIDVPVGTVVKDAVTGEIIADLNEPGKIVCVARGGKGGRGNAHFATSTKQAPLIAERGEKGESRWLELELKILADVGLVGYPNVGKSSLISRISNARPKIANYPFTTLIPNLGVVKYDDFSFVVADIPGLIEGASEGVGLGNVFLRHVERCYLIAHVIDVSGYEREDPVRDYFVIREEMKKYSPFLLEKPEIVVANKIDLLGKEEREKILKRLRDATNREVIPVSALTGEGIDLLVSKLASIVREMKVEKPERKEERFVKPSPVWRRLPEKFHLEVVKEDEGYWVVEGENLRVWIERFDLNQRDARLMLLQVLEKNGLNNKLKEAGVKEGDVVRIGDFEFEYRE, encoded by the coding sequence TTGAACATAGAGAGAGCGGATTTTGTTGACAGAGTGAAAATCTTCGTGAAAGCCGGTGACGGAGGAAACGGTTGTGTGAGCTTCAGAAGAGAGAAATACGTTCCAAAGGGCGGTCCTGATGGTGGAGACGGCGGCGATGGAGGGTTCGTCTTCCTCAGGGCCAATCCTTCTGTTTCCACACTGATAGAATTTGTGAACAAAAGAAAATTCGTGGCGGAAAACGGAAAACACGGCATGGGAAAGAAAATGAAAGGAAGAAACGGTAAGGATCTTTTCATAGACGTGCCGGTAGGAACTGTGGTCAAAGACGCCGTTACCGGAGAGATCATCGCTGATCTGAACGAACCGGGAAAAATCGTGTGTGTGGCGCGCGGTGGAAAGGGCGGAAGAGGGAACGCCCATTTTGCAACATCCACAAAGCAGGCTCCTTTGATAGCAGAACGCGGCGAGAAAGGTGAGTCCAGATGGCTCGAACTTGAACTGAAGATACTGGCAGATGTTGGACTCGTTGGATACCCGAACGTGGGAAAGTCTTCCCTCATATCGCGCATCAGCAACGCAAGACCCAAAATAGCGAATTATCCGTTCACAACACTCATACCTAATCTGGGAGTGGTGAAATACGATGACTTCAGCTTTGTGGTAGCGGACATTCCCGGTCTCATCGAAGGTGCAAGTGAGGGTGTAGGTCTCGGAAACGTATTTTTGAGGCACGTTGAAAGGTGCTACTTGATAGCCCATGTGATCGATGTGAGTGGCTATGAGAGGGAAGATCCGGTGAGAGATTACTTCGTCATAAGAGAAGAAATGAAGAAGTACTCCCCGTTCCTTTTGGAGAAGCCCGAAATAGTGGTTGCAAACAAGATAGACCTTCTCGGCAAAGAAGAACGGGAGAAAATTCTGAAGAGACTGAGAGATGCTACCAACCGAGAGGTGATCCCCGTCTCTGCCTTGACAGGTGAGGGAATAGATCTGCTTGTTTCGAAGCTGGCCTCCATCGTCAGGGAAATGAAGGTAGAGAAACCAGAAAGAAAAGAAGAAAGATTCGTGAAGCCTTCACCTGTCTGGAGGAGGCTTCCTGAGAAGTTCCATTTAGAAGTTGTCAAAGAAGATGAGGGATACTGGGTGGTTGAAGGAGAGAACCTTAGAGTCTGGATAGAGAGATTCGACCTGAATCAGAGGGATGCGAGATTGATGCTTTTACAGGTTCTGGAGAAAAACGGTTTGAACAATAAATTGAAAGAAGCCGGGGTGAAGGAAGGGGATGTTGTCAGGATCGGAGATTTCGAGTTTGAATACAGGGAATAG
- the nadD gene encoding nicotinate (nicotinamide) nucleotide adenylyltransferase → MLSGSEISSLNTGNRIGIFGGSFDPVHTGHVLVSVYTLEILDLDRLIVVPVFNPPHKKTVAPFEKRFEWLKKVFEGMEKVEVSDYEKGRGGVSYSIFTIEYFSEIYKTKPFFIVGEDALSYFEKWYRYRDILEKSTLVVYPRYCGKPYHEHARRVLGDLSEIVFLDMPIVQISSTEIRERARIGKTLKGFVPEEIREEVEVFYGG, encoded by the coding sequence ATGTTGTCAGGATCGGAGATTTCGAGTTTGAATACAGGGAATAGAATAGGCATATTTGGAGGTTCGTTCGATCCCGTTCATACCGGTCATGTACTTGTGAGTGTCTACACGCTTGAAATTCTCGATCTGGATCGGTTGATCGTTGTACCCGTTTTCAATCCGCCGCACAAGAAAACAGTCGCCCCCTTTGAAAAGAGATTCGAGTGGTTGAAAAAAGTTTTCGAAGGAATGGAAAAGGTGGAAGTGAGTGATTATGAGAAAGGGAGAGGAGGCGTTTCTTACTCTATCTTCACAATAGAGTATTTTTCAGAGATCTACAAGACAAAACCGTTCTTTATCGTTGGCGAAGATGCGCTTTCTTACTTTGAGAAATGGTACAGATACCGCGATATCCTGGAAAAATCCACCCTGGTTGTTTATCCGAGGTACTGCGGGAAACCTTATCATGAGCACGCCAGGAGAGTATTAGGAGATCTGAGCGAGATTGTGTTTCTGGATATGCCTATCGTTCAAATTTCTTCTACGGAGATTCGTGAAAGGGCCAGAATTGGGAAGACTTTGAAAGGGTTCGTACCAGAGGAGATCAGGGAGGAAGTGGAGGTTTTCTATGGAGGTTAA
- the dusB gene encoding tRNA dihydrouridine synthase DusB, which produces MEVKVGLAPMAGYTDSAFRTLAFEWGADFAFSEMVSAKGFLMNSQKTEELLPQPHERNVAVQIFGSEPSELSEAARILSEKYKWIDLNAGCPVRKVVKKGAGGALLKDLRHFRYIVRELRKSVSGKFSVKTRLGWEKNEVEEIYRILVEEGVDEVFIHTRTVVQSFTGRAEWKALSVLEKRVPTFVSGDIFTPEDAKRALEESGCDGLLVARGAIGRPWIFKQIKDFLRSGKYSEPSREEILRTFERHLELLIKTKGERKAVVEMRKFLAGYTKDLKGARRFREKIMKIEDVQNLKEMFYNFIKEV; this is translated from the coding sequence ATGGAGGTTAAAGTCGGTCTTGCGCCGATGGCAGGATACACTGATTCGGCATTCCGCACTCTGGCTTTCGAATGGGGTGCGGATTTTGCGTTCTCTGAAATGGTGAGTGCAAAGGGTTTTCTCATGAATTCTCAGAAGACAGAAGAACTCTTACCACAACCACATGAAAGAAACGTGGCGGTCCAGATCTTTGGAAGCGAACCGAGCGAACTTTCTGAGGCAGCGAGGATTCTCTCTGAAAAGTACAAGTGGATAGATTTGAACGCTGGTTGTCCTGTGAGAAAAGTTGTAAAAAAAGGAGCAGGCGGAGCTTTGTTGAAAGATTTGAGACATTTTCGATACATTGTGAGGGAGCTCAGAAAGAGTGTTTCTGGCAAATTTTCTGTGAAAACTCGCCTTGGATGGGAGAAAAATGAAGTCGAGGAGATATATCGAATACTCGTTGAGGAAGGGGTGGATGAGGTATTCATTCACACGAGAACGGTGGTTCAGAGTTTCACTGGGAGGGCTGAATGGAAGGCGTTGAGTGTTCTGGAAAAGAGAGTTCCTACCTTTGTGAGTGGTGATATCTTCACTCCAGAAGACGCCAAGAGGGCTCTGGAAGAAAGCGGATGTGATGGTCTTCTGGTAGCGAGAGGTGCTATAGGAAGACCTTGGATTTTCAAACAGATAAAGGATTTCCTCCGAAGCGGAAAGTACTCTGAACCGTCCCGGGAAGAGATTCTTAGAACGTTCGAAAGACATCTCGAGCTGTTGATAAAGACGAAGGGTGAAAGAAAAGCGGTTGTGGAAATGAGAAAGTTTCTGGCAGGTTATACAAAAGATCTGAAAGGCGCAAGGAGATTCAGAGAGAAAATTATGAAAATAGAAGATGTTCAAAATCTAAAAGAAATGTTTTATAATTTCATCAAGGAGGTGTGA
- a CDS encoding ferritin-like domain-containing protein: MFSAKELLNIAVRVEKEGEEFYRKIAERFTQPDIKEFFSYMSRQEAEHARTFEKIGEEVGAEEETYLDMEDTEEYLKSFVEGKFFPSPEVMERYLKEKSVEEAIDFSISVEKETIIFYYEILELLKNEKARSLVKGIIEQEKQHVVKLLRIKGMIT; encoded by the coding sequence ATGTTTTCTGCAAAGGAATTGCTGAACATAGCGGTCAGAGTAGAGAAAGAGGGAGAAGAGTTTTACAGAAAAATTGCCGAACGTTTCACTCAGCCGGACATAAAGGAATTTTTCTCTTACATGTCCAGACAGGAAGCCGAACATGCCAGAACCTTTGAAAAGATCGGAGAAGAGGTGGGAGCCGAAGAGGAGACTTACCTCGATATGGAAGACACCGAAGAATATCTCAAAAGCTTTGTGGAGGGGAAATTCTTTCCATCTCCTGAAGTTATGGAAAGATATCTGAAAGAAAAGTCTGTCGAGGAAGCAATAGATTTTTCTATATCGGTTGAAAAGGAAACCATCATCTTTTATTACGAAATTTTAGAGCTCTTGAAGAATGAGAAAGCAAGATCTCTTGTTAAAGGTATTATAGAGCAGGAAAAACAGCACGTGGTAAAACTCCTCAGGATAAAGGGGATGATCACCTGA
- a CDS encoding type II secretion system F family protein — MPFYKYVAVEGNGKKITGVIEAENKLKAISILSERGLMVVRVEERKKAQRSSTFFQISISEIATFCRQLSIMISAGIRIKEALNILARQTVFSRRFRKVILEIALNVETGDSLAEAFRKTGVFDNVLISMLEAGEEGGVLDRTLKRAADFYESMKRLQDEVKSAMAYPLFVLFFAVVIVLVISFYILPNLVRAFGTSIPLSPTIQSLLKANEFLSENWPWFSVLVVGIIAGIFVLMKSRYGVYIKEYLSFIFPPVRKLRQNMGLERFARTLGILVGSGVRITDAIKMAAQASSSPSIIRKTEEMVRKISEGKTLRDTFAESGVFPQLIYEMIGTGEETGKVDEVMERVADFYEDIVKNSVKQLVSLVEPLLIAGVGGFVAFLAYSIYTTVFQLQRSIGG, encoded by the coding sequence ATGCCTTTCTACAAATACGTGGCCGTGGAGGGGAATGGCAAGAAAATAACGGGGGTCATAGAGGCAGAGAACAAATTGAAAGCGATATCGATCCTTTCTGAGAGAGGATTGATGGTTGTTCGTGTGGAGGAGAGAAAAAAAGCGCAGAGAAGTTCAACGTTTTTCCAAATCTCAATCAGCGAAATAGCTACGTTCTGCCGACAGCTTTCCATAATGATTTCAGCCGGTATAAGGATAAAAGAAGCGTTGAACATTCTGGCACGTCAAACGGTTTTTTCAAGACGTTTCAGAAAAGTTATACTGGAAATCGCTCTCAACGTTGAAACGGGGGACTCTTTAGCAGAAGCTTTCAGAAAAACAGGTGTTTTCGACAACGTTTTGATCAGTATGTTAGAAGCGGGAGAAGAAGGTGGAGTCCTTGACAGAACCCTGAAGAGGGCTGCGGACTTTTACGAAAGTATGAAAAGGCTTCAGGATGAGGTAAAATCCGCCATGGCTTATCCTCTCTTTGTTCTCTTCTTTGCAGTGGTAATCGTACTTGTGATCAGTTTTTACATACTCCCCAACCTCGTCAGGGCTTTTGGAACTTCTATTCCACTCTCACCCACGATTCAATCTCTTCTAAAAGCCAACGAATTTTTGAGTGAAAACTGGCCGTGGTTCTCGGTGCTTGTGGTGGGTATCATAGCCGGTATTTTCGTTTTGATGAAATCAAGATACGGTGTTTACATAAAGGAATATCTATCCTTTATTTTTCCACCTGTCAGGAAGCTCAGACAGAACATGGGGCTCGAACGATTCGCCAGAACACTGGGAATTCTTGTGGGAAGCGGTGTCAGAATAACCGATGCCATAAAGATGGCCGCTCAGGCTTCCAGTTCACCTTCCATTATCAGAAAAACCGAAGAAATGGTTCGGAAGATATCCGAAGGGAAAACCCTTCGAGATACTTTTGCAGAAAGTGGAGTTTTTCCACAGTTGATTTATGAGATGATCGGAACAGGAGAAGAGACTGGAAAAGTCGACGAAGTGATGGAAAGAGTGGCCGACTTCTACGAGGACATAGTGAAAAACAGTGTGAAGCAGCTTGTTTCTCTGGTAGAGCCTCTATTGATAGCAGGTGTTGGTGGATTTGTGGCTTTCCTCGCGTATTCGATATACACCACGGTATTTCAGCTTCAGAGGAGTATAGGTGGATGA
- a CDS encoding type II secretion system protein GspD: MRRILLILVMLMFGVLFSAELVGVLPKIENDRVTIEIQVSSPVEDVSAEMNSSKTVFSIFMKGVQMKISRFMVPVGVGPVEGIRVVNVGNGVMVSASLLVPFPGSYRVEDETIVMEFPRSKERIDVSFENMPFEDMVKYLAERLNLNVIVSDSIKSATTSLKLNDVTPEDALRDLLVTFGEVAYAYFPDGTMFIGKYEEVSGRFQRFWGIYKVENQTVADRIKSLISQEAMIDYLPSKSVLFVYGTSEEHDLVASLLSVSPPLQQKEVSFSVDSMRVEELLTALKNVYQFEYHLLKPVSRVILVGDSETISKVERYIKILETREQVSVEEQVQIPAKKFVFYAYDPESAASLITLLLGIDAQSFKDMNLVVCQVPIDREQELVDFIAENNLELSEMFYLDIKKGEEDFLKETIQFLGVPDSRLRFLNIDGENVKVGISVPKAVYEKISPILKKMLSLRRKNFIVKSVELKKEIQQEMIDAITRMYGVSIEKIGNFLFIEGANGSVENAEEQLEKLQSEHTQFLKITLKAENVEDLKRFMKEKYGVEFEYFSSLKVAMLSGKEEESVQKAAEELQLISSEERIIRFVKKSENVPIDKAKSVVSQLYSVSIEELGNELVVIGEREEVEKAADLLQKIFSSEVEISRDFVKLPGWIDEPEKLLEVVKNSAGITYEVLDGVVYFEGTKENVEKAKELFSDIVEKLGEVRKEEKVEFLEVDSSFPVDEFMNLSSKLYPDATCFSLDQLGLLVLKGSSEAVEDLSNMYRSFFERYQKIVKENVFDRLMLEVPSGFSFEEFKTFLEVLVPEVKQVVYLDKLNLLLVEVPVSQSERVSSLLDTFLKKEEAVSEKKAVKSVTIPSGVNPDELSFYLKKLLRNVEITVFPNMGQMIVEGPENEVEKAVELVEAEKEKIVSRERKDYVKVSNGRLAINAEDVSLYDLLAEIASELGISVMFVSIPSEKITMKADDITWEKFVDLISQNYGYLFDNKSGVYVLSKPKQDLARRYIYDVPHNFDQIKALIEFYGGTVYVDSLNNFMVVTGISETIKKELDNIIEKLKKPTKQIEISAKIVDRSLIDRLSKEAGLELTGGNVNVGPSGAGISFSVTDYLDFEKIFGGILNSNLSLQFSDQKTNTLDDILASPRIVTTSGKEARILIGDRIPYVTDTNGDGTPEVQFLETGIELNITPFVRSDDTIELDLFVKASEPGNYINEVPGERTRETQTHLIVKNGSTITIGGLIREVTNVTESKLPFLGDLPVIGQFFRTKSENKEKRDLIIFLTVRVVEP, translated from the coding sequence GTGAGAAGAATACTTCTGATTCTTGTCATGTTGATGTTCGGTGTGTTGTTCTCTGCAGAACTCGTAGGGGTACTTCCTAAGATAGAAAATGATCGAGTGACCATAGAGATTCAGGTTTCTTCACCGGTTGAAGATGTTTCGGCAGAAATGAATTCTTCAAAGACTGTGTTCTCCATCTTTATGAAAGGGGTTCAAATGAAGATCAGCAGGTTCATGGTTCCCGTTGGTGTTGGGCCTGTTGAAGGTATAAGGGTGGTAAACGTAGGCAATGGAGTTATGGTGTCCGCGAGTCTACTGGTTCCATTCCCAGGGAGCTACCGCGTGGAAGACGAAACGATAGTAATGGAATTTCCAAGAAGTAAGGAAAGAATCGATGTGTCCTTTGAAAACATGCCTTTCGAAGATATGGTGAAGTATCTCGCTGAAAGGTTGAATCTCAACGTGATCGTTTCTGATAGCATCAAAAGCGCGACAACAAGTTTGAAACTGAACGATGTCACACCTGAAGACGCTCTAAGGGATCTTCTTGTTACATTCGGAGAAGTTGCCTACGCTTATTTCCCGGATGGGACTATGTTCATAGGGAAATACGAAGAAGTATCCGGAAGGTTCCAGAGATTCTGGGGTATATACAAAGTAGAGAACCAGACCGTCGCGGACAGGATAAAGAGCCTCATCTCTCAGGAAGCCATGATAGACTACCTTCCATCGAAATCCGTTCTCTTCGTTTATGGAACCTCGGAAGAACATGATCTCGTGGCGAGCCTTCTTTCTGTTTCTCCCCCCCTTCAGCAAAAGGAAGTTTCTTTCTCGGTAGATTCGATGAGAGTGGAGGAACTTTTGACCGCCCTCAAAAACGTGTATCAGTTCGAGTATCACCTCTTAAAGCCGGTATCCAGGGTGATTCTTGTGGGAGATTCTGAGACGATTTCGAAAGTGGAAAGATATATCAAGATTTTGGAAACTCGCGAGCAGGTGTCTGTAGAAGAACAGGTCCAGATTCCAGCTAAAAAATTCGTCTTTTATGCTTACGATCCAGAATCCGCTGCTTCGCTTATCACTTTACTCCTCGGAATAGATGCTCAGTCTTTCAAGGACATGAATCTGGTGGTATGTCAGGTGCCGATAGACAGAGAGCAGGAATTGGTTGATTTCATCGCGGAAAACAACCTGGAGCTCAGTGAGATGTTCTATCTGGATATCAAAAAAGGTGAAGAGGATTTTCTCAAAGAAACGATACAGTTTCTTGGAGTACCAGATTCGAGGTTGAGGTTTCTCAACATCGACGGTGAGAATGTAAAAGTCGGTATCTCAGTTCCAAAAGCGGTCTATGAGAAAATATCTCCCATTCTGAAAAAAATGTTGTCACTCAGGAGAAAGAATTTCATCGTGAAAAGTGTGGAATTGAAAAAGGAGATTCAGCAGGAAATGATAGACGCGATAACGAGAATGTACGGGGTTTCTATAGAAAAAATAGGAAACTTCCTCTTCATAGAGGGAGCCAATGGTTCCGTTGAAAACGCTGAAGAACAACTGGAGAAACTCCAGAGTGAACACACACAATTTCTGAAAATTACCTTAAAAGCTGAAAATGTGGAAGATTTGAAGAGATTCATGAAGGAAAAGTACGGTGTTGAATTCGAGTACTTTTCTTCTCTGAAAGTGGCAATGCTGAGTGGAAAGGAAGAAGAAAGCGTTCAGAAAGCTGCTGAAGAATTGCAGTTAATTTCTTCGGAGGAAAGGATCATAAGGTTTGTGAAAAAATCCGAGAATGTACCGATCGATAAAGCGAAAAGCGTTGTTTCACAACTCTACAGTGTATCCATAGAAGAGTTAGGGAATGAGCTTGTCGTCATCGGTGAAAGAGAAGAAGTCGAAAAAGCTGCTGATCTTCTTCAGAAAATTTTCTCTTCCGAAGTAGAGATCTCGCGTGACTTTGTGAAGCTACCTGGTTGGATCGATGAACCAGAGAAACTCCTCGAAGTTGTGAAAAACAGCGCTGGAATTACTTACGAAGTACTGGATGGAGTAGTTTATTTTGAAGGGACAAAGGAAAACGTTGAGAAGGCAAAGGAACTCTTCTCAGACATAGTGGAAAAACTCGGAGAAGTACGCAAAGAAGAGAAAGTGGAATTCCTCGAAGTGGATTCTTCCTTCCCTGTTGACGAATTTATGAACCTCTCCAGCAAGTTGTATCCGGATGCTACCTGTTTCAGTCTCGATCAATTGGGTCTTCTGGTTCTCAAGGGATCTTCAGAAGCGGTCGAAGATCTTTCGAACATGTATCGTTCTTTCTTCGAGAGATACCAAAAGATAGTGAAAGAAAACGTGTTCGATCGACTCATGCTAGAGGTTCCGAGCGGTTTTTCCTTCGAGGAATTCAAGACCTTCCTGGAAGTTCTCGTTCCAGAAGTCAAACAGGTTGTCTATCTTGACAAATTGAACTTGCTCTTGGTGGAAGTTCCTGTTTCACAATCGGAAAGAGTGAGTAGTCTACTCGATACGTTCTTGAAAAAAGAAGAAGCTGTATCGGAAAAGAAAGCGGTGAAAAGCGTCACCATACCTTCCGGTGTGAATCCCGATGAACTTTCCTTTTACTTGAAGAAACTCCTCAGAAATGTCGAGATCACAGTCTTTCCGAACATGGGCCAGATGATCGTAGAGGGACCAGAAAACGAGGTGGAAAAAGCTGTAGAACTCGTAGAAGCGGAAAAAGAAAAGATCGTTTCGAGGGAAAGGAAAGATTACGTGAAGGTTTCGAATGGTAGGCTGGCTATAAACGCAGAGGATGTTTCGCTTTACGATCTTCTCGCAGAAATCGCCAGTGAACTTGGAATTTCGGTGATGTTTGTTTCCATTCCTTCGGAAAAGATCACGATGAAGGCAGATGATATCACTTGGGAAAAGTTCGTGGATCTGATCTCTCAGAACTATGGTTATTTGTTTGACAACAAAAGCGGTGTTTACGTTCTCTCAAAACCCAAACAGGATCTTGCAAGGCGTTACATTTACGACGTACCGCACAATTTCGATCAAATAAAGGCTTTGATCGAATTCTACGGAGGAACGGTTTATGTGGATTCTCTGAACAACTTCATGGTGGTAACGGGAATTTCTGAGACGATAAAGAAAGAACTGGACAATATCATAGAAAAATTGAAAAAGCCGACGAAACAGATAGAGATATCCGCGAAGATAGTGGATAGATCTTTGATTGACAGACTAAGCAAAGAAGCCGGTCTCGAATTGACGGGAGGGAATGTGAATGTGGGGCCCTCTGGTGCAGGGATATCTTTCTCTGTGACCGACTACCTTGATTTCGAAAAGATCTTTGGAGGAATTTTGAACAGCAATCTTTCTCTCCAGTTCTCAGATCAAAAGACAAACACCCTCGATGACATTCTTGCGAGTCCCAGAATCGTCACCACCAGTGGAAAAGAGGCGAGAATACTGATAGGTGACAGAATACCGTACGTTACGGACACCAATGGAGACGGGACTCCGGAAGTGCAATTCCTCGAGACCGGTATAGAACTCAACATCACACCGTTTGTACGAAGTGACGACACTATAGAGCTCGATCTCTTTGTGAAGGCTAGCGAACCTGGAAACTACATAAATGAAGTGCCTGGAGAGAGAACACGAGAGACTCAGACACACCTCATCGTGAAGAACGGAAGTACCATAACGATAGGAGGTCTGATCAGGGAAGTAACGAATGTAACAGAGAGCAAACTACCTTTCCTCGGAGATTTACCGGTGATAGGACAGTTCTTCAGAACAAAGTCCGAAAATAAGGAAAAACGAGATCTCATCATATTCCTCACCGTAAGGGTGGTGGAACCATGA
- the amrB gene encoding AmmeMemoRadiSam system protein B, with amino-acid sequence MKRKPAVAGLFYPSRRDELVEQIRICFLDKRIGPGELPDPSETKLQSPIGFVSPHAGYIYSGPVAAWGFLEVAKFGEPSVVVIIGPNHTGLGRPVGVWPEGEWETPLGTVPVNQRAAEIILNSSRYAEEDFMSHIREHSIEVQIPFLQFVFGDVSIVPICLMDQSPAVAEDLANALTKLVAEFPSVLIIASTDLNHYEDQRTTLRKDSYIMEAIRNKDPRLLYEYLVKEDISMCGYGGVATLLNMNFKNARILKHATSGDVSGDKLEVVGYLSAILF; translated from the coding sequence ATGAAAAGAAAACCGGCCGTGGCCGGCCTTTTTTATCCCTCTAGGAGAGATGAACTCGTTGAACAAATCAGAATTTGCTTTCTCGACAAAAGAATTGGACCGGGTGAGTTGCCGGATCCTTCCGAAACAAAGCTTCAAAGTCCCATTGGCTTCGTTTCTCCCCATGCTGGTTACATCTACAGTGGGCCTGTTGCCGCGTGGGGGTTCCTCGAGGTGGCTAAGTTCGGCGAACCTTCTGTCGTGGTTATTATCGGACCAAATCACACAGGCCTGGGAAGGCCTGTGGGTGTGTGGCCAGAGGGTGAATGGGAAACTCCACTTGGAACCGTTCCGGTGAATCAGCGTGCAGCAGAGATCATCTTGAACAGCTCCAGATACGCTGAGGAAGACTTCATGTCTCATATCAGAGAGCATTCTATTGAGGTTCAAATTCCGTTTCTTCAGTTCGTGTTTGGGGACGTTTCCATAGTCCCCATATGTCTGATGGATCAAAGCCCTGCGGTTGCTGAAGATCTCGCGAACGCTTTGACAAAACTCGTAGCCGAGTTCCCAAGTGTTCTGATAATAGCTTCAACAGATCTGAACCACTACGAGGATCAAAGAACAACCCTGAGGAAAGATTCCTATATCATGGAAGCAATAAGAAATAAAGATCCTCGTCTTCTATATGAGTATCTTGTGAAGGAAGATATAAGTATGTGTGGATACGGTGGAGTGGCCACCCTTTTGAACATGAATTTCAAAAACGCCAGGATTTTGAAACACGCGACCAGCGGAGATGTATCCGGTGATAAACTGGAAGTCGTTGGATATCTCAGTGCGATCCTCTTCTGA